A DNA window from Buttiauxella agrestis contains the following coding sequences:
- the rpsL gene encoding 30S ribosomal protein S12, with amino-acid sequence MATVNQLVRKPRARKVAKSNVPALEACPQKRGVCTRVYTTTPKKPNSALRKVCRVRLTNGFEVTSYIGGEGHNLQEHSVILIRGGRVKDLPGVRYHTVRGALDCSGVKDRKQSRSKYGVKRPKA; translated from the coding sequence ATGGCAACAGTTAATCAGCTGGTTCGCAAACCACGCGCTCGCAAAGTTGCAAAAAGCAACGTGCCTGCGCTGGAAGCCTGCCCGCAGAAACGTGGCGTATGTACTCGTGTATATACTACCACTCCTAAGAAACCAAACTCCGCACTGCGTAAAGTATGCCGTGTGCGTTTGACTAACGGTTTTGAAGTTACCTCCTACATCGGCGGTGAAGGTCACAACCTGCAGGAACACTCCGTGATCCTGATCCGTGGTGGTCGTGTAAAAGACTTGCCAGGTGTTCGTTACCACACCGTTCGTGGTGCACTTGACTGCTCCGGCGTTAAAGACCGTAAGCAATCTCGTTCCAAGTATGGCGTGAAACGTCCTAAGGCTTAA
- the rpsG gene encoding 30S ribosomal protein S7, with protein MPRRRVIGQRKILPDPKFGSELLAKFVNILMVDGKKSTAESIVYTALETLAQRSGKQALEAFEVALDNVRPTVEVKSRRVGGSTYQVPVEVRPVRRNALAMRWIVEAARKRGDKSMALRLANELSDAAENKGTAVKKREDVHRMAEANKAFAHYRW; from the coding sequence ATGCCACGTCGTCGCGTCATTGGTCAACGTAAAATTCTTCCAGATCCTAAGTTCGGATCAGAGTTGCTGGCCAAATTTGTAAACATTCTGATGGTAGATGGTAAGAAATCTACTGCTGAATCTATCGTGTATACCGCGCTGGAGACCCTGGCTCAGCGTTCTGGTAAACAAGCTCTGGAAGCTTTCGAAGTCGCTCTGGACAACGTTCGTCCGACTGTCGAAGTTAAGTCCCGCCGTGTTGGTGGTTCTACTTATCAGGTTCCAGTAGAAGTACGTCCGGTTCGTCGCAATGCTCTGGCAATGCGTTGGATCGTAGAAGCTGCTCGTAAACGCGGTGATAAATCCATGGCTCTTCGCCTGGCGAACGAACTTTCTGATGCTGCAGAAAATAAAGGCACTGCAGTTAAGAAACGTGAAGACGTTCACCGTATGGCTGAAGCCAACAAGGCGTTCGCTCACTACCGTTGGTAA
- the fusA gene encoding elongation factor G, giving the protein MARKTPIERYRNIGISAHIDAGKTTTTERVLFYTGVNHKIGEVHDGAATMDWMEQEQERGITITSAATTCFWSGMAKQFEPHHINIIDTPGHVDFTIEVERSMRVLDGAVMVYCAVGGVQPQSETVWRQANKYKVPRIAFVNKMDRMGANFLKVVDQIEKRLGATPVPLQLAIGAEEKFTGVVDLVKMKAINWNEADQGVTFEYEEIPADMQELAEEWRQKLVEAAAEGSDELMEKFFGGEELTEEEIKTSLRKRVLNNEIILVTCGSAFKNKGVQAMLDAVVEYLPAPTDVTAINGMLDDGKDTPAVRHSDDNEPFAALAFKIATDPFVGNLTFFRVYSGVVNSGDTVFNPVKSARERLGRIVQMHANKREEIKEVRAGDIAAAIGLKEVTTGDTLCDQDNVIILERMEFPEPVISIAVEPKTKADQEKMGLALGRLAKEDPSFRVWTDEETNQTIIAGMGELHLDIIVDRMKREFNVEANVGKPQVAYREAIRAKVTDVEGKHAKQSGGRGQYGHVVIDMYPLEPGSNPKGYEFVNDIKGGVIPTEYIPAVDKGIQEQLKSGPLAGYPVVDLGVRLHFGSYHDVDSSELAFKLAASIAFKDGFKKAKPVLLEPIMKVEVETPEENTGDVIGDLSRRRGQLKGQESNATGVQIHAEVPLSEMFGYATQLRSLTKGRASYSMEFLKYDDAPNNVAQAVIEARGK; this is encoded by the coding sequence ATGGCTCGTAAAACACCCATTGAGCGCTATCGTAACATCGGTATCAGTGCTCACATCGACGCCGGTAAGACTACTACTACCGAACGTGTTCTGTTCTACACCGGTGTAAACCACAAAATCGGTGAAGTTCATGATGGCGCAGCCACCATGGACTGGATGGAGCAGGAGCAGGAACGTGGTATTACCATCACGTCTGCTGCGACCACCTGTTTCTGGTCTGGTATGGCCAAACAGTTCGAACCACACCACATCAACATCATCGACACCCCAGGGCACGTTGACTTCACCATCGAAGTTGAACGTTCCATGCGTGTTCTTGATGGGGCGGTAATGGTTTACTGTGCTGTTGGTGGTGTTCAGCCACAGTCTGAGACCGTATGGCGTCAGGCAAACAAATATAAAGTTCCACGTATCGCGTTCGTTAACAAAATGGACCGTATGGGTGCTAACTTCCTGAAAGTTGTTGATCAGATTGAAAAACGTCTGGGCGCAACTCCGGTGCCTCTGCAATTGGCAATCGGCGCGGAAGAGAAATTCACCGGTGTTGTTGACCTGGTGAAAATGAAAGCCATCAACTGGAACGAAGCCGATCAGGGCGTGACCTTCGAATACGAAGAGATCCCAGCTGATATGCAGGAACTGGCCGAAGAATGGCGCCAGAAACTGGTTGAAGCCGCTGCTGAAGGTTCTGACGAACTGATGGAGAAATTCTTTGGTGGCGAAGAGCTGACTGAAGAAGAGATCAAAACTTCTCTGCGTAAGCGCGTACTGAACAACGAAATTATCTTGGTTACCTGTGGTTCTGCATTTAAGAACAAAGGTGTTCAGGCGATGCTGGATGCGGTTGTTGAATACCTGCCAGCTCCAACTGACGTTACTGCGATTAACGGTATGCTGGACGACGGTAAAGACACTCCGGCTGTTCGTCACTCTGACGACAACGAGCCGTTTGCTGCTCTGGCGTTCAAAATCGCAACTGACCCGTTTGTTGGTAACCTGACCTTCTTCCGCGTTTACTCTGGCGTGGTTAACTCTGGTGATACCGTGTTCAACCCGGTGAAATCAGCACGTGAGCGTCTGGGCCGTATCGTACAGATGCACGCCAACAAACGTGAAGAGATCAAAGAAGTTCGCGCTGGCGACATCGCTGCAGCTATTGGTCTGAAAGAAGTGACTACTGGTGATACCCTGTGTGACCAGGACAACGTGATCATTCTGGAGCGCATGGAATTCCCTGAGCCAGTAATTTCGATCGCTGTTGAACCAAAAACCAAAGCTGACCAGGAAAAAATGGGTCTGGCTCTGGGTCGTCTGGCTAAAGAAGATCCATCATTCCGCGTATGGACTGATGAAGAAACCAACCAGACTATCATCGCTGGTATGGGTGAGCTTCACCTCGACATCATCGTTGACCGTATGAAACGTGAATTCAACGTTGAAGCTAACGTTGGTAAACCTCAGGTTGCTTACCGTGAAGCGATTCGCGCGAAAGTTACCGATGTTGAAGGTAAACACGCTAAGCAGTCTGGTGGTCGTGGTCAGTACGGTCATGTTGTTATCGACATGTACCCACTGGAGCCGGGTTCGAATCCGAAAGGTTACGAGTTCGTCAACGACATCAAAGGTGGTGTGATCCCAACGGAATACATCCCTGCTGTTGATAAAGGCATCCAGGAGCAGCTGAAGTCTGGTCCTCTGGCGGGTTACCCAGTAGTAGATCTCGGCGTGCGTCTGCACTTCGGTTCTTACCACGACGTTGACTCCTCCGAACTGGCGTTTAAACTGGCCGCTTCTATCGCCTTCAAAGATGGCTTTAAGAAAGCAAAACCAGTTCTGCTTGAGCCTATCATGAAGGTTGAAGTTGAAACTCCGGAAGAGAACACCGGTGACGTTATCGGTGACCTTAGCCGTCGTCGTGGTCAGCTGAAAGGTCAAGAATCTAACGCTACTGGCGTTCAGATTCACGCTGAAGTTCCGTTGTCTGAAATGTTCGGTTACGCAACTCAATTGCGTTCTCTGACCAAAGGTCGTGCATCTTACTCCATGGAATTCCTGAAGTATGATGACGCGCCAAACAACGTTGCTCAGGCCGTAATCGAAGCTCGCGGTAAATAA
- the tuf gene encoding elongation factor Tu, giving the protein MSKEKFERTKPHVNVGTIGHVDHGKTTLTAAITTVLAKTYGGSARAFDQIDNAPEEKARGITINTSHVEYDTPTRHYAHVDCPGHADYVKNMITGAAQMDGAILVVAATDGPMPQTREHILLGRQVGVPFMIVFMNKCDMVDDEELLELVEMEVRELLSAYDFPGDDIPVVRGSALKALEGEAEWEAKIIELAGHLDNYIPEPERAIDKPFLLPIEDVFSISGRGTVVTGRVERGIVKVGEEVEIVGIKDTVKSTCTGVEMFRKLLDEGRAGENVGVLLRGIKREDIERGQVLAKPGSIKPHTQFESEVYILSKDEGGRHTPFFKGYRPQFYFRTTDVTGTIELPEGVEMVMPGDNIQMVVTLIHPIAMDDGLRFAIREGGRTVGAGVVAKVIA; this is encoded by the coding sequence GTGTCTAAAGAAAAATTTGAACGTACAAAACCGCACGTCAACGTCGGTACTATCGGCCACGTTGACCATGGTAAAACCACTCTGACTGCAGCAATCACTACCGTTCTGGCTAAAACCTACGGCGGTTCTGCTCGTGCATTCGACCAGATCGATAACGCACCAGAAGAAAAAGCTCGTGGTATCACCATCAACACTTCCCACGTTGAATATGACACCCCGACTCGCCACTACGCGCACGTTGACTGCCCAGGGCACGCCGACTACGTCAAAAACATGATCACCGGTGCTGCTCAGATGGACGGTGCTATCCTGGTTGTTGCTGCGACTGATGGCCCAATGCCACAGACCCGCGAGCACATCCTGCTGGGTCGCCAGGTTGGCGTTCCATTCATGATCGTGTTCATGAACAAATGTGACATGGTTGATGACGAAGAGCTGCTGGAACTGGTAGAAATGGAAGTTCGTGAACTTCTGTCTGCTTATGACTTCCCGGGCGACGATATCCCAGTTGTACGTGGTTCAGCGCTGAAAGCGCTGGAAGGCGAAGCAGAGTGGGAAGCTAAAATCATCGAGCTGGCTGGCCACCTGGATAACTACATCCCAGAACCAGAGCGTGCTATCGACAAGCCATTCCTGCTGCCAATCGAAGACGTATTCTCCATCTCCGGCCGTGGTACTGTTGTTACCGGTCGTGTAGAGCGTGGTATCGTTAAAGTGGGCGAAGAAGTAGAAATCGTTGGTATCAAAGATACCGTGAAATCTACCTGTACTGGCGTTGAAATGTTCCGCAAACTGCTGGACGAAGGCCGTGCTGGTGAGAACGTTGGTGTTCTGCTGCGTGGTATTAAGCGTGAAGATATCGAACGTGGTCAGGTTCTGGCTAAGCCAGGCTCTATCAAGCCGCACACTCAGTTCGAGTCAGAAGTTTATATCCTGTCCAAAGATGAAGGCGGTCGTCATACTCCGTTCTTCAAAGGCTACCGTCCACAGTTCTACTTCCGTACAACTGACGTGACTGGTACCATCGAACTGCCAGAAGGCGTTGAGATGGTCATGCCGGGCGACAACATTCAGATGGTTGTTACCCTGATCCACCCAATCGCAATGGACGACGGCCTGCGTTTCGCAATCCGTGAAGGCGGCCGTACTGTAGGCGCTGGTGTTGTTGCTAAAGTTATCGCTTAA
- the bfd gene encoding bacterioferritin-associated ferredoxin gives MYVCLCNGVSDKKIRQAVRQFHPQSFQQLRKFVPVGNQCGKCIRAAREIMQEELLQIPEFKEIA, from the coding sequence ATGTACGTTTGTTTGTGTAATGGTGTAAGTGATAAAAAAATTCGGCAGGCTGTACGCCAGTTTCATCCACAATCTTTCCAGCAGCTTCGCAAGTTTGTGCCTGTGGGAAACCAATGTGGCAAGTGCATTCGCGCAGCAAGAGAAATCATGCAAGAAGAGTTATTGCAGATCCCAGAATTTAAAGAGATCGCCTAA